From the genome of Nicotiana sylvestris chromosome 2, ASM39365v2, whole genome shotgun sequence, one region includes:
- the LOC138882278 gene encoding uncharacterized protein, with the protein MLKQIQVNIASIDVLKKMPGYAKMMKDLMSHKFDFQDLATVTLTQTCSVVVTRPIIEKLSDPGSFTIPCTIGNFVFAKALCDLGANINLMPLAIYKRLRIGRARPTSMLMQLVDRTVKRPSDILDDVLVQVGKFVFPVDFVIFDCRVDEEIPIILGRPFLATGRALIDCETGELKMRLLMKR; encoded by the coding sequence atgttgAAGCAAATTCAGGTAAACATTGCATCTATTGATGTTTTAAAGAAGATGCCTGGATATGcgaaaatgatgaaggacttgatgtcccatAAGTTCgacttccaagacttggccacagttaCACTAACTCAGACTTGTAGTGTTGTTGTAACGAGACCCATTATTGAAAAGCTGTCTGAcccagggagtttcacaattccttGCACTATAGGTAACTTTGTATTTGCTAAGGCActgtgtgatttgggggcaaacataaatcttatgcccctaGCTATCTATAAAAGACTCaggattggaagagctagacccacgtcCATGTTAATGCAGCTGGTTGACAGGACAGTAAAGAGACCCTCTGATATTCTAGATGATGTGTTGGTGCAGGTTGGGAAGTTTGTGTTCCCAGTAGATTTTGTCATTTTTGATTGTCGGGTTGATgaggaaattcccataattttgggaagaccattcttggccactgggagagctcTAATTGACTGTGAAACTGGAGAGCTCAAGATGAGATTATTgatgaagagataa
- the LOC138882277 gene encoding uncharacterized protein, with protein MCDASDYVVGAVLGQRKDKIMHPIYYASITLSGAHLNYTVTEKEMLAVMFAFDKFKSYLIGSKGTENQIADHLSRLEGAEKAVEVEEILETFPDEQLLATSLEEVPWYADIGNYLATGIISYDISPVQKKKFFRDCFMYYWDEPYLFRICVDNMIQRCIPEIDQSSILQACHTSAYGGHFGGVRTTAKVLEAGFLLVNSVQDAQLWVKGCDECQ; from the exons atgtgtgatgcaagtgactaTGTTGTGGGAGCAGTGCTTGGGCAGCGGAAAGATAAAATCATGCACCCAATATACTACGCAAGTATAACATTGAGTGGAGCCCACctgaactacactgtgactgaGAAGGAGATGCTGGCAGTAATGTTTGCATTTGACAAGTTCAAATCGTACCTGATAGGCTCGAAG GGAACAGAAAACCAAATAGCTGACCATTTGTCGAGACTGGAAGGAGCTGAAAAAGCGGTTGAGGTAGAAGagattctggaaacctttccagatgAGCAACTACTAGCCACAAgtcttgaggaagtgccatggtatgcagacattGGAAACTACCTAGCGACCGGTATAATTTCTTATGACATTTCCCCTgtgcaaaagaaaaagttcttccGTGATTGTttcatgtattattgggatgaaccttatctgtttAGGATTTGTGTTGACAACATGATCCAGAGATGTATCCCTGAGATAGACCAGTCTTCTATTTTACAGGCATGTCACACATCAGCATATGGTGGACATTTCGGAGGAGTCAGGACAACCGCGAAAGTTCTGGAAGCAGGATTCTTACTGGTCAACAGTGTTCAAGATGCACAGTTATGGGTAAAAGGCTGTGATGAATGCCAGTGA